TAAAAAGACTTACTGCAAAATTGGACATCCCTTTTATCTTTAAAGCTTCATATGACAAAGCGAATAGAACTTCGATAAAGTCCTATCGGGGGCCTGGAGCAAAAAAAGGATTGGCAATACTGGAAAAGATTAAAGGGGAATTGGATGTTCCGGTGCTCTCCGACGTACACCGTTTCGAAGAAATTGACGCGGCGGCAAATGTATTGGACGTTGTTCAGGTACCGGCGTTTCTTTGTCGGCAGACAGATTTTATTGCGGAGATTGCGAGGAAGGCCGGCGTGATTAATATCAAGAAAGGGCAATTTCTAGCTCCCTGGGATATGGTCAATGTTATAGATAAGGCCAGAAAAGCAGGTAATGAAAATATTATGATTACTGAAAGAGGGGCATCGTTTGGTTATAATAACCTTGTTTTCGATGTTCGTTCTATACCCATTCTCAGAGATATGGGGTATCCGGTAATTTTTGATGCTACTCATTCCGTGCAATTACCCGGAGGAGAGGGAACTTCATCGGGAGGACAGCGGGATATGGTGAAATATCTGGCGCGCGCGGCAGTGGCGGCCGGAGTAGATGGTATCTTTTTTGAAGTTCACCACGATCCGGAAAAAGCTTTGTGCGACGGCTCTAATTCGCTATATCTTTCCGAGCTGGAAGAGTTGCTGATTATGCTAAAAAAAATCGACAGCCTGGTAAAAATAAAAAGTTAGTGCAGTTAGTTCCTGTTTGCGAAAGGATAATTTTGTCGATATTCTGGCCTGTGATGATCAATGCAATAAAAACTCTTTCCCTCATAGTCTTTGTTCCCATCATCATCTTTTCAATGACTGCCGGCGCATTGTGCGAAGAGCTGACGTCCGCACCGGTAAATACAGAACAAAGAATTATACAGACGCCCCTAAAATCTGCGGAAGCAACACCATCAACCATACAGCAAGAGGATGAAGATTCGCCCGAAACACCGGTGGAACAGTTGGCACCACCTGCAAGAGATAAAGGGTTGAAGAAGGCAGGAAGACTGGCGGATGCCGTCCATGGAAACATATCAAAGCGGATTATCAACAGTGCTGTCTGGGTTGATTCTTTTTTTGCAAATGAACGGTCTCTGGCAGAAGAAAACCATACCTATGTCACTCTGCGGTATAACTTATTTTTAGAAGATTCATCCGGCATATCCAATGATCCCAGAGTCGACGCAAGGGTGGTATTGCCAAAACTTAAAGAAAAAATGCATTTCATCTTTTCCATAGAGCCGGATGAACCACTTGGAGGTGGTACAGCCGTCAAGGAGGATACTACTAATAGCTCGCAGGTAATCATGAATAAGCCACAGACACCCGTAAGCGATAAACGACGTTTTACGACGGCCTTGCAGTATTTCCTGGAATCCACAGAAAATCAAAATATTTCCATACGTTCAGGACTAACGTTCAGTGGTATAGAACCTGTCGTATTTGGCGCTCCGCGCTATCGTCTCCTGATACCCGTAGATTCATGGAATTTCCGGTTTACCCAGGAAGTCATGTATCGAACAGATACAAGGTGGCAGGAAACAACGCGGTTTGATTTGGAGCGACCGATAGGCTCATTATTTTTTCGAACTACTGCCGAGGGTTCATGGTTTCAGGATAAGCCGGGTTACTTTTACAATCTCAGTTTAGTTTTATTTCAACCTCTCGACAGAACAAATGCTCTAAACTACGAATGGATCAGCAGCTTTGAGACAGAACCGACAGGGAAGTTGACGGATACCGTTTTGTGTGTCCGCTACAGGTATAATTTATTGTCGCATAACTGGATATATTTTAATATTGCTCCGCAATGCCGGTTTCCAAGTGACAG
The sequence above is a segment of the Deltaproteobacteria bacterium HGW-Deltaproteobacteria-2 genome. Coding sequences within it:
- a CDS encoding 3-deoxy-8-phosphooctulonate synthase, with translation MKRIKISKFIIGDNKKFVLIAGPCVLENEKSAIDTARYLKRLTAKLDIPFIFKASYDKANRTSIKSYRGPGAKKGLAILEKIKGELDVPVLSDVHRFEEIDAAANVLDVVQVPAFLCRQTDFIAEIARKAGVINIKKGQFLAPWDMVNVIDKARKAGNENIMITERGASFGYNNLVFDVRSIPILRDMGYPVIFDATHSVQLPGGEGTSSGGQRDMVKYLARAAVAAGVDGIFFEVHHDPEKALCDGSNSLYLSELEELLIMLKKIDSLVKIKS